In one Magallana gigas chromosome 7, xbMagGiga1.1, whole genome shotgun sequence genomic region, the following are encoded:
- the LOC105325682 gene encoding profilin-2, translating to MKQNGAQASDEMSTGMSPAWSEYVTNVLIESGYVSRAAIVGSDGRRWAASPTLELSSAEVKAIANGFVEPNSLRLDGISLCGKLYTCTRMDSVVMVGREGASGSGCIVYRCRNSLVIGVYEDGVHPGGCYNMICKVGDYLREHGL from the exons ATGAAACAG AATGGTGCTCAAGCCTCGGATGAAATGAGCACCGGGATGTCGCCTGCTTGGTCAGAATACGTCACCAATGTCCTGATAGAGAGTGGATACGTCTCCCGGGCCGCCATAGTCGGCAGCGATGGACGCCGATGGGCCGCATCTCCCACTTTAGAACTGTCTTCTGCAGAGGTGAAAGCCATCGCAAACGGATTCGTGGAACCAAACAGTCTCCGCCTGGATGGAATATCACTTTGTGGTAAACTCTACACGTGCACGAGAATGGACAGCGTGGTAATGGTGGGGCGGGAGGGGGCCTCAGGGTCGGGCTGTATAGTGTACCGGTGCAGGAACTCGCTGGTGATCGGGGTATACGAGGACGGCGTCCACCCGGGCGGGTGCTACAACATGATTTGTAAAGTTGGGGATTATCTGCGGGAGCATGGACTCTGA
- the LOC105332871 gene encoding uncharacterized protein → MIYLNLVLIRLNTEEMNMQPVLLFFTILCLLNDSVSWGFKLALFPTSNENLTVEMPQIPEDVIAHESFIDDVIVPAINNGDDNANRADGSRPSPVTKHTVSQNFRGQHEEVKKNAPKIIKLLSTSDVRVKRSTAFESTRGAEMMQDSAVTMTSDSSTRRSSDFTETPGLSQNQNNSESNPNDCPLRIYTAGSGVITGNKIYGLLKKPCPDNKPSEHDQDYVRHILQRIQEFLAKSVHFTSQLLSKISEIIRNDSLIEKLKQEDFTCYASENMLENETTAENLTVELHTSLLKSYALLNLAIKKRCQNETVRYDNICGDVQQLRKSVKGLLCGIENFSVLKGIDIVDFPLYSSPDDDGFQHLSFELYMYLHVNQVYNFLRNFSSNETWSKLWSL, encoded by the exons ATGATATATTTGAACTTAGTTTTAATAAGACTCAACACTGAAGAAATGAACATGCAaccagttttattatttttcacaatTCTATGTCTTTTGAATG ACTCTGTCAGCTGGGGGTTTAAACTCGCATTATTTCCAACCTCAAATGAAAACCTGACCGTTGAAATGCCCCAAATACCCGAGGATGTGATAGCCCACGAAAGCTTTATAGATGACGTAATTGTACCAGCGATCAACAATGGCGACGACAACGCTAACCGAGCCGATGGTAGCAGGCCGTCACCAGTTACGAAACACACGGTATCGCAGAACTTCAGAGGACAACACGAAGAAGTCAAGAAAAATGCTCCAAAGATCATCAAATTGCTATCTACCAGCGATGTCCGGGTCAAGAGGTCCACAGCATTCGAATCGACTAGAGGTGCCGAAATGATGCAAGATTCGGCTGTTACTATGACGTCAGATTCGTCCACAAGGAGGAGCAGCGACTTCACCGAAACTCCTGGGCTgtctcaaaatcaaaataattcagAAAGTAATCCGAATGACTGCCCTCTGCGTATCTACACCGCGGGATCAGGTGTAATCACCGGAAACAAGATTTATGGATTGCTCAAAAAACCCTGCCCCGATAACAAACCATCCGAACACGACCAAGACTACGTGAGACACATACTTCAAAGGATCCAGGAATTTCTCGCAAAGTCTGTCCATTTCACCAGCCAATTGCTCTCCAAAATCTCCGAAATC aTAAGGAATGACAGCTTAATTGAAAAACTCAAACAGGAAGACTTTACATGTTATGCCTCAGAGAACATGCTAGAAAATGAG ACTACTGCAGAAAACCTAACTGTGGAATTACACACATCCCTCCTCAAAAGTTACGCTCTTCTGAATTTGGCGATCAAAAAAAGGTGTCAGAACGAGACCGTCCGCTATGATAACATCTGTGGTGATGTCCAACAGTTGAGGAAAAGCGTTAAAGGACTTTTGTGTGGCATTGAAAACTTTTCCGTCCTCAAGGGAATAGATATTGTAGATTTCCCTCTGTATTCAAGTCCCGACGATGACGGGTTTCAGCATCTTTCATTTGAGCTCTACATGTACTTGCACGTCAATCAGGTTTACAATTTTCTAAGGAACTTCTCATCCAATGAAACATGGTCAAAGTTATGGTCGTTATAG